Proteins from one uncultured Anaeromusa sp. genomic window:
- a CDS encoding nicotinate phosphoribosyltransferase, which yields MTQRRSPECFDIPVEKIRNGYFSDTYFIKTSDILRKDGYHPRVMMQIFQRKNAILCGIDEALAIIQRCAYHPESLVLHALHDGDELSPWETVLTIEGDLADFSHLETVYLGVLARQSKIATHVHEVVRVANNKPVLFFPSRFDHYSVQEVDGYAAYIGGAQGVSTIANAQYGYDDAIGTIPHALIATYGGDTLRATNAFHKYIDPQVNRVALVDFDNNCVETSLTIARALGDSLWGVRLDTSDALVDASVIPYMSTFKPTGVCPQLVRNVRRALDGEGFSHVKIVVSGGFNAERIQQFEREKTPVDVYAVGSSLFEKENINFTADIVMVNNEECAKFGRQLRPNPKLELIK from the coding sequence ATGACACAACGCCGATCTCCCGAATGCTTTGACATTCCGGTAGAAAAGATCCGCAACGGTTACTTCAGTGATACATATTTCATTAAAACTAGTGACATTCTGCGAAAAGACGGGTATCATCCCCGCGTTATGATGCAAATCTTCCAACGTAAAAATGCAATTTTATGCGGCATTGATGAAGCGTTAGCTATCATTCAACGCTGTGCTTACCATCCGGAATCCTTAGTACTGCATGCCCTGCACGACGGTGACGAGTTGTCTCCTTGGGAAACCGTACTGACAATCGAAGGAGATTTGGCCGACTTTTCACATCTAGAAACCGTTTATCTTGGCGTGTTGGCGCGCCAGAGTAAAATTGCCACGCATGTTCATGAAGTAGTCCGAGTCGCCAACAATAAGCCGGTTCTCTTTTTCCCATCTCGTTTCGATCATTACAGTGTGCAGGAAGTAGACGGCTATGCCGCTTATATCGGCGGCGCCCAAGGCGTCTCCACTATTGCCAACGCACAATACGGTTATGATGACGCCATTGGCACCATTCCCCACGCCTTAATTGCCACGTACGGCGGCGACACCTTGCGCGCAACAAATGCCTTCCACAAATATATTGATCCTCAAGTCAATCGCGTGGCGCTTGTTGATTTCGACAACAACTGCGTGGAAACCAGCCTAACCATAGCTCGCGCCTTGGGTGACTCCTTATGGGGCGTACGCTTGGATACATCAGACGCTCTTGTGGATGCCTCTGTAATCCCCTATATGAGTACCTTCAAGCCCACCGGTGTTTGCCCTCAATTAGTGCGCAACGTACGCCGCGCCTTAGATGGCGAAGGATTCTCCCATGTAAAGATAGTCGTTTCCGGCGGTTTCAATGCCGAACGAATCCAACAGTTCGAGCGTGAAAAAACTCCTGTCGACGTTTATGCTGTAGGCAGCAGCCTTTTTGAAAAGGAAAACATTAATTTTACCGCCGATATTGTCATGGTCAACAACGAAGAATGCGCCAAATTTGGCCGGCAATTGCGGCCAAATCCAAAATTAGAGCTTATAAAATAA
- the folP gene encoding dihydropteroate synthase, with product MAYNLRSLSLVSLAEAKRQLEQIGCDPVGVALMTEKMLLPVLKLEGLSTKAANLLKQTFLAKGGDVAVSRGTADLSEECTDVLVFATVKQYRLALAQLKQQPWGLPRVAAAMEQALKAHLQPTCQREYAWQDGKRLVLTENRTLVMGILNVTPDSFSDGGRYFSVEAAIEQAQRLVEEGADIIDLGAESTRPYGGNQEISAEIELSRMLPVLEPLVKQLSVPISIDTYKAEVAEAALQAGAHIINDVWGLQRDAGMAAVAARHNVPVVVMHNQQEAVYTGDIMGSICGFLRRSLDLAAAAGVREENVWIDPGIGFAKTCAQNLEVMSRLGELQAMGCPVLLGTSRKRFIGEVLGGLATDERVEGTAATVAWGIAQGAQIVRVHDVKAMARIAKMINAMQKKG from the coding sequence ATGGCATATAATTTGCGCTCTTTGTCCCTTGTGTCCTTGGCGGAAGCAAAACGCCAATTAGAACAGATTGGCTGTGACCCGGTCGGCGTCGCTTTGATGACGGAGAAGATGCTTTTACCAGTGTTGAAACTGGAGGGCTTATCGACGAAAGCTGCTAATTTATTAAAACAGACTTTTTTGGCGAAAGGCGGCGATGTGGCTGTTTCCAGAGGAACTGCTGACTTATCGGAGGAGTGTACCGATGTGTTGGTGTTTGCTACGGTCAAGCAGTATCGTCTGGCTCTGGCGCAGCTGAAACAGCAGCCGTGGGGCTTGCCTCGTGTGGCGGCGGCCATGGAACAGGCGCTAAAAGCGCATTTGCAGCCAACCTGTCAGCGTGAGTATGCGTGGCAAGACGGGAAACGCTTGGTCTTGACAGAAAACAGGACCCTTGTAATGGGAATTTTGAATGTAACGCCAGATTCCTTTTCTGATGGAGGTCGATATTTTTCAGTGGAAGCGGCGATAGAGCAGGCGCAACGGTTAGTGGAAGAGGGCGCGGATATTATTGACCTGGGGGCGGAATCAACTAGGCCGTATGGAGGAAATCAGGAGATATCCGCCGAAATAGAGCTAAGTCGCATGTTGCCGGTATTAGAGCCGCTGGTTAAGCAGCTTTCAGTGCCGATATCCATTGATACGTACAAGGCGGAGGTCGCGGAAGCGGCGTTGCAAGCAGGGGCGCATATTATAAATGATGTCTGGGGCTTGCAAAGAGATGCTGGGATGGCTGCCGTAGCAGCTCGCCATAATGTTCCTGTTGTGGTTATGCACAATCAACAAGAAGCAGTCTATACTGGAGATATAATGGGCAGTATTTGCGGCTTTTTACGGCGTAGTTTGGATCTGGCAGCAGCAGCCGGCGTTAGAGAGGAAAATGTTTGGATTGATCCGGGAATTGGCTTTGCCAAAACTTGTGCGCAAAATTTGGAGGTAATGTCTCGCCTTGGCGAATTGCAAGCAATGGGTTGTCCGGTTCTTCTTGGTACGTCGCGCAAACGTTTTATCGGCGAAGTGCTGGGCGGACTGGCAACGGATGAACGGGTCGAAGGGACGGCGGCGACGGTGGCTTGGGGGATTGCGCAAGGCGCTCAAATTGTTCGCGTCCATGATGTGAAGGCCATGGCGAGAATTGCAAAAATGATTAATGCCATGCAGAAGAAAGGGTGA
- the folB gene encoding dihydroneopterin aldolase, producing MTKITLKNMMVYGFHGVFEYEREQGQRFYLDVTMNVDAPAAEKSDEVGATVDYTSVYALVRREVEQKRFLLLEALGSHLAELLLSEWITINEVTVAIRKPAVPLPGQIDYVEVEVSRRR from the coding sequence ATGACAAAAATTACTTTGAAAAACATGATGGTGTATGGTTTCCATGGGGTATTTGAATATGAAAGAGAGCAAGGGCAGCGATTTTATTTGGATGTCACCATGAACGTGGATGCTCCGGCAGCGGAAAAATCTGATGAAGTGGGAGCTACCGTAGATTATACCTCTGTATATGCGTTGGTGCGCCGTGAAGTGGAACAGAAGCGCTTTTTACTGTTAGAGGCGTTGGGATCCCATCTAGCGGAACTGCTGTTGAGCGAGTGGATCACTATTAATGAAGTAACTGTGGCGATTCGTAAGCCCGCAGTACCGTTGCCGGGACAAATTGACTATGTAGAAGTAGAAGTATCAAGAAGGCGGTGA
- the folK gene encoding 2-amino-4-hydroxy-6-hydroxymethyldihydropteridine diphosphokinase → MILLSIGSNQGDRLALFAQAAALLAEKGVKILEASAVYETEPFGFHEQPPFLNAVLLVETTAVPEELLAVCLAVETALGRKRSVRWGPRTLDLDILYISGIQCHSEQLTLPHPGLFQRAFVLVPLWELLKERLPEDLEAVPERLADLQADVQGVRWYAPFPLPQARRK, encoded by the coding sequence TTGATTTTGTTGTCCATCGGTTCCAATCAGGGGGACCGGTTGGCTTTGTTTGCGCAGGCGGCAGCGCTTCTGGCCGAAAAAGGAGTAAAAATTCTTGAAGCCTCCGCAGTATATGAGACAGAACCCTTTGGCTTTCATGAGCAACCTCCGTTTTTAAATGCCGTGTTACTGGTGGAAACAACTGCAGTCCCAGAAGAACTTTTGGCGGTTTGTTTGGCGGTAGAAACAGCTCTTGGCCGCAAGCGGTCAGTGCGGTGGGGGCCGCGGACGCTAGACTTGGATATTTTGTATATTTCTGGCATACAGTGTCATAGCGAGCAATTGACCTTGCCGCATCCAGGCCTGTTTCAACGGGCTTTTGTGCTGGTGCCGCTATGGGAACTTTTAAAGGAACGCCTGCCGGAAGATCTTGAGGCGGTGCCGGAGCGCTTGGCGGACTTACAGGCGGATGTACAAGGCGTGCGCTGGTATGCTCCCTTTCCCTTGCCCCAGGCAAGAAGGAAATAA
- the dprA gene encoding DNA-processing protein DprA gives MEDAWYLALLQTAPSWRDCVVVKLMAQKGRARQAWKASKRDLLLSGFLAAEEAEAFCRFREKVDAEIVFQGWKQQGISCLALSSPEYPALLRQIHHPPRILFIKGSLAQLPERLVAVVGSRKASPYGKNVAERLGEDLASAGVAVVSGAARGIDSAAHRGCLQQKGVTIAVLGCGIDVAYPPENRELLKEIAATGGCVMSEYAPGTQPRPKFFPARNRIIAGLAQATIVVEANEKSGALITADMALEEGREVLAVPGSIFSPGSKGPHHLLRQGAALVENGVDVLQACGWDDAGAKAVLEGTLLDTEEEKKVWNLLSSGNLRHIDELAATGELEWTQLQYTLLCLELKGLVRKEGHRYGRTAKEVIW, from the coding sequence GTGGAAGATGCTTGGTATCTCGCTCTTTTACAAACGGCGCCGTCATGGCGGGACTGTGTAGTTGTTAAATTGATGGCCCAGAAAGGTCGCGCTCGGCAAGCATGGAAAGCAAGCAAGCGCGATTTGCTTTTGTCTGGCTTCTTAGCGGCGGAGGAAGCGGAAGCATTTTGCCGTTTTCGCGAAAAGGTAGATGCAGAAATCGTCTTTCAGGGTTGGAAACAACAGGGGATTTCCTGCTTGGCGTTGTCTTCACCAGAGTATCCTGCACTATTGAGGCAAATTCATCATCCGCCTCGGATTCTTTTTATAAAGGGAAGTCTGGCGCAGTTGCCGGAACGGCTTGTGGCGGTAGTTGGAAGCCGCAAAGCATCGCCTTATGGAAAAAATGTGGCGGAACGGCTGGGTGAGGACTTAGCGTCGGCAGGCGTTGCGGTTGTCAGCGGCGCGGCCCGGGGGATTGACTCGGCGGCGCATCGGGGCTGTTTGCAGCAAAAAGGCGTAACAATTGCAGTCTTGGGCTGTGGCATTGATGTAGCGTATCCGCCGGAAAACAGGGAACTTCTGAAGGAAATTGCCGCGACAGGCGGTTGTGTTATGAGCGAGTACGCTCCAGGAACGCAGCCTAGGCCCAAATTTTTTCCGGCGCGCAACCGTATTATTGCAGGCTTGGCACAAGCGACCATTGTCGTGGAAGCCAATGAAAAGAGCGGGGCTTTAATTACTGCGGATATGGCGCTGGAAGAGGGCCGGGAGGTTCTGGCTGTGCCGGGGAGTATTTTTTCGCCTGGCAGCAAGGGGCCGCATCATTTGTTGCGGCAGGGCGCAGCGTTAGTAGAAAACGGCGTCGATGTGCTGCAGGCTTGCGGTTGGGACGACGCAGGCGCCAAAGCTGTCTTAGAGGGAACTCTTTTGGATACTGAAGAGGAAAAAAAGGTTTGGAATTTGCTTTCCTCCGGCAATCTGCGGCATATTGATGAATTAGCTGCAACAGGCGAGTTGGAGTGGACGCAGTTGCAATATACATTGCTTTGTCTGGAACTAAAAGGACTGGTTCGTAAAGAAGGCCATCGATATGGTCGAACTGCCAAGGAGGTAATTTGGTGA
- the topA gene encoding type I DNA topoisomerase: protein MKKTLVVVESPAKAKTIEKFLGKKYTVKASMGHLRDLPKSQFGIDVEQDFEPRYINIRGKGDIIKELKNAAKQADAIYLASDMDREGEAIAWHLAQLLKVPVDSPCRIEFNEITKPAIQQALKNPRSIFLPRVDAQQTRRLLDRMVGYKLSPLLWRKVRKGLSAGRVQSVAVNLICEREREIEKFVSEEYWTLAAKLRDKPRGALFEAQVVAKEGKKLALTNEAETMAVTQELEEAVFIVAAKKEKERRRNPAAPFTTSSLQQEAARKLGFTTRKTMSVAQQLYEGLPVGGKGPVGLITYMRTDSTRIAESAQEEARTVIASRYGEAYLPPKAPVYSTKKMAQDAHEAIRPTHVELTPLEVESYLSKEQWRLYKLIWERFVASQMNAALYETVSVDLTAGAYRLRANGSILKFAGFMILYTEGMDEGKEEKDVRLPALEPGQEVKLHKMQPKQHFTEPPPRYTEATLVKTLEEKGIGRPSTYAPIIDTILQRGYVAKAEKKFYPTELGNLVLDLLKEYFKDIVDATFTASLEGQLDSIAEGRETRVAVLRDFYDTFAVHLAKAEEEIGQVELPVEVSDEICERCGRNMVVKQGRYGKFLACPGFPECRNAKPIIKDTGIACPKCQGKIIERRTKRGKVFYGCQRYPECDFVSWDAPLAETCQVCGHFMVRHAFRNGRSSVRCGDENCSSRAAEKTAGKENASKEKQE from the coding sequence GTGAAAAAAACATTGGTGGTAGTGGAATCGCCAGCCAAAGCGAAAACAATTGAAAAGTTTTTGGGCAAAAAATATACAGTAAAGGCTTCTATGGGACATTTGCGGGATTTGCCCAAAAGCCAATTTGGCATTGACGTGGAACAAGATTTTGAGCCAAGATATATCAATATACGAGGCAAGGGCGATATTATCAAAGAATTGAAAAATGCCGCCAAGCAAGCGGACGCTATTTATCTCGCCTCTGATATGGATCGGGAAGGAGAGGCTATTGCCTGGCATCTGGCGCAGTTGCTAAAGGTGCCTGTAGACTCTCCTTGCCGGATTGAATTCAACGAAATCACGAAACCTGCGATTCAGCAGGCGCTGAAGAATCCTCGCTCCATCTTTTTGCCGCGGGTGGACGCGCAGCAAACCAGACGGCTCTTAGATCGCATGGTGGGGTATAAGCTGAGTCCCTTGCTATGGCGCAAGGTTCGCAAAGGCTTGAGCGCCGGACGGGTTCAGTCTGTGGCGGTAAACTTGATTTGCGAACGAGAGCGGGAGATTGAAAAGTTTGTTTCTGAAGAGTATTGGACACTGGCGGCCAAACTTCGTGACAAGCCCAGAGGCGCTTTGTTTGAGGCGCAGGTAGTTGCCAAAGAGGGGAAAAAGCTAGCCCTTACGAATGAAGCAGAGACGATGGCGGTGACCCAAGAGCTGGAAGAGGCTGTTTTTATTGTGGCTGCCAAAAAGGAAAAGGAGCGCCGACGCAATCCGGCAGCTCCCTTTACCACCAGCAGTTTGCAGCAGGAGGCGGCTCGTAAGCTGGGCTTTACGACGCGCAAAACCATGTCTGTGGCTCAGCAGTTGTATGAAGGTCTGCCTGTAGGCGGTAAAGGTCCTGTGGGCCTAATTACGTATATGCGTACGGATTCGACGCGTATTGCCGAATCAGCCCAAGAGGAGGCTAGAACGGTAATCGCTTCTCGTTATGGTGAAGCGTACTTGCCGCCCAAAGCTCCTGTTTACAGTACGAAAAAAATGGCGCAAGATGCGCATGAAGCCATTCGTCCTACCCATGTGGAGCTGACTCCGTTAGAGGTGGAATCGTATCTTAGCAAGGAACAGTGGCGTTTATACAAGCTGATTTGGGAGCGCTTTGTCGCCAGCCAGATGAACGCCGCTCTCTATGAAACGGTTAGCGTAGATCTGACGGCCGGGGCGTATCGTTTGCGCGCCAACGGCTCTATTCTGAAATTTGCCGGCTTTATGATTCTCTATACGGAGGGCATGGACGAAGGCAAAGAAGAAAAAGATGTACGTCTTCCTGCGTTGGAGCCGGGACAAGAAGTGAAGCTTCATAAAATGCAGCCTAAACAGCATTTTACAGAGCCGCCGCCGAGGTACACGGAAGCTACGTTGGTTAAAACCTTGGAAGAAAAAGGCATTGGACGGCCAAGTACGTATGCGCCAATTATTGATACCATTCTGCAACGAGGCTATGTGGCCAAAGCGGAAAAGAAGTTTTATCCTACGGAACTGGGAAATTTAGTGCTTGATTTACTGAAGGAATACTTTAAAGATATCGTTGACGCAACATTTACGGCATCCCTGGAAGGCCAGCTAGACTCCATTGCGGAGGGGCGGGAAACACGCGTGGCGGTATTGCGTGATTTCTACGACACCTTTGCGGTTCACTTGGCGAAAGCCGAAGAAGAGATTGGTCAAGTAGAACTGCCTGTAGAGGTGTCGGACGAAATTTGCGAACGTTGCGGTCGCAACATGGTGGTGAAACAGGGACGTTATGGGAAGTTTCTTGCCTGTCCCGGTTTCCCGGAATGTCGCAATGCTAAACCGATCATTAAGGACACGGGAATTGCCTGTCCTAAGTGTCAGGGGAAAATTATCGAACGCCGTACGAAGCGCGGTAAAGTATTTTACGGCTGCCAACGGTACCCTGAGTGCGATTTTGTCAGCTGGGACGCTCCGTTGGCGGAGACTTGTCAGGTTTGCGGCCATTTTATGGTCCGTCATGCTTTTCGCAACGGGCGGAGCAGTGTTCGCTGCGGTGATGAAAATTGCAGCAGTCGTGCAGCGGAGAAGACGGCGGGAAAAGAGAATGCCTCAAAGGAGAAGCAGGAATGA
- the trmFO gene encoding methylenetetrahydrofolate--tRNA-(uracil(54)-C(5))-methyltransferase (FADH(2)-oxidizing) TrmFO: MKEVVVIGAGLAGSEAAWQIAQAGVRVRLYEMRPSVPSPAHSTPWFAELVCSNSLRAAAVENAVGLLKEEMRQLNSLILQQADAWRLPAGGALAVDREGFSRGITEAIRQHPLITVVEEEVKTLPVEAEVAVIASGPLTAPTLSEEIQRFAGSESLYFYDAAAPIVHADSLDMEKIYRASRYDKGDADYLNCPMEKEEYEAFWQELTQAETAPVREFEKTVFFEGCMPVEAMAARGIDTLRFGPLKPVGLPRPDTGRIPYAVVQLRQDNTAGTLYNLVGFQTHLRWPEQERVFRMIPGLEQAQFVRFGVMHRNTFINSPKVLLPTLQAKERLNWLFAGQLTGVEGYVESAAAGLVAGLNAARLAKGKEPLQFPRESAHGALCHYITHAESKHFQPMNINFGLLPPLEERIRDKKIKNQQIAQRALICIKKLKEKYDNILA, translated from the coding sequence ATGAAAGAAGTTGTAGTAATTGGCGCAGGTCTGGCTGGAAGCGAGGCTGCCTGGCAAATTGCGCAGGCAGGCGTTCGCGTGCGGCTGTATGAAATGAGACCGTCCGTGCCCAGTCCAGCCCACAGCACGCCTTGGTTTGCGGAACTTGTTTGCAGCAATTCTTTACGGGCGGCGGCTGTGGAAAACGCTGTGGGACTGCTAAAAGAGGAAATGCGTCAACTGAACTCCTTGATTTTGCAGCAGGCCGATGCTTGGCGTTTGCCTGCAGGAGGGGCGCTGGCTGTAGATCGAGAGGGTTTCAGCCGCGGCATTACCGAAGCCATTCGACAGCATCCTTTAATTACTGTAGTTGAAGAAGAAGTTAAGACTTTGCCAGTCGAGGCAGAGGTGGCGGTAATTGCTTCAGGGCCATTGACGGCTCCGACTTTGTCCGAAGAAATTCAGCGCTTTGCCGGCAGCGAGTCGCTGTATTTTTACGACGCCGCCGCGCCGATTGTACACGCAGATTCTCTAGATATGGAAAAAATTTATCGGGCGTCACGCTATGATAAGGGCGATGCGGATTATTTGAACTGCCCTATGGAAAAAGAGGAGTACGAGGCGTTTTGGCAGGAACTGACCCAGGCGGAAACAGCTCCTGTGCGTGAATTTGAAAAAACTGTCTTTTTTGAAGGCTGTATGCCTGTAGAGGCGATGGCGGCCAGAGGCATAGATACGCTGCGCTTCGGACCGCTCAAACCGGTTGGGCTGCCACGGCCTGATACGGGGCGTATTCCTTATGCGGTAGTGCAGTTGCGACAGGACAATACTGCAGGCACTCTTTACAATCTGGTCGGTTTTCAAACGCACTTGCGCTGGCCGGAACAAGAACGGGTCTTTCGGATGATTCCAGGTTTAGAGCAAGCTCAATTTGTACGCTTTGGTGTTATGCATCGCAACACGTTTATTAATTCGCCGAAGGTTCTCTTGCCGACGCTGCAAGCTAAAGAACGGCTTAATTGGCTGTTTGCCGGTCAGTTGACCGGAGTAGAAGGGTATGTGGAGTCAGCGGCTGCGGGACTTGTGGCAGGACTTAATGCAGCGCGGTTGGCTAAAGGAAAGGAACCGCTCCAATTTCCGCGGGAATCAGCGCATGGCGCTTTGTGCCATTATATTACTCATGCGGAAAGCAAGCATTTTCAGCCGATGAATATCAACTTCGGTTTATTACCGCCGTTAGAAGAAAGAATCCGGGATAAAAAAATCAAGAACCAGCAAATTGCGCAACGCGCCTTAATTTGCATTAAAAAATTAAAAGAAAAATATGACAATATTCTTGCGTGA
- the codY gene encoding GTP-sensing pleiotropic transcriptional regulator CodY, whose translation MGSLLERTRKINKLLQKSEKVDYFDMSQVLTSVLKANVYIVSREGGVLGYALMDDFECEVMRDKVLSQRQFPEAYVEWLLRVNETSPNLSLEKGLCSFNQATECMFSGKYTTVIPIYGVGERIGTLIVAKFEVTFEDDDLVLGEYGSTVVGMEMLRDRSEKIEDEARKKATVQVALGTLSYSELEAVMHILNELEGNEGLLVASKIADRVGITRSVIVNALRKFESAGVIESKSLGMKGTYIKVLNDLLIEELKKLKK comes from the coding sequence ATGGGATCCTTGCTGGAACGGACTCGTAAAATTAACAAACTACTGCAAAAATCGGAAAAAGTGGATTACTTTGATATGTCTCAGGTTCTAACATCGGTATTAAAAGCAAATGTCTATATTGTCAGCCGTGAAGGCGGCGTGTTGGGCTATGCACTGATGGATGATTTTGAATGTGAAGTGATGAGGGACAAGGTTCTTTCGCAACGGCAGTTTCCAGAAGCGTACGTGGAATGGTTGCTGCGGGTGAATGAAACTTCGCCGAATTTGAGCTTGGAAAAAGGCTTGTGTTCCTTTAATCAAGCAACAGAATGTATGTTTTCCGGAAAATATACCACAGTCATCCCTATTTATGGCGTAGGAGAACGGATTGGCACCTTGATTGTCGCTAAATTTGAAGTGACCTTCGAAGACGATGATTTAGTGCTTGGTGAATACGGCTCGACGGTTGTCGGTATGGAAATGCTGCGGGATCGTAGCGAAAAAATTGAAGATGAAGCTCGCAAGAAAGCGACAGTGCAGGTGGCGCTGGGAACTCTTTCCTATTCGGAGTTGGAAGCTGTCATGCATATCCTTAACGAGCTTGAAGGAAATGAAGGCTTGCTGGTTGCCAGCAAGATTGCTGATCGTGTCGGTATTACCCGCTCGGTTATTGTAAATGCTTTACGCAAATTTGAAAGCGCTGGCGTCATTGAGTCTAAGTCGCTGGGCATGAAGGGCACGTATATCAAAGTGTTGAATGATCTTTTGATTGAAGAATTGAAGAAACTGAAAAAGTAA
- the flgB gene encoding flagellar basal body rod protein FlgB — MLEAIISPRRVAVMEGALQAASTRQRVISNNVANVNTPGFKKSDVVFESLLRDQLGDGKRLQMARTNEKHYPQVTGAVPKAQVQVQKDTSIRLDGNNVDIDAEMAGMAKNSIYYQAVAQDIGRYFTSLKNVIKGGAS, encoded by the coding sequence GTGTTGGAGGCTATTATTTCGCCCCGACGGGTGGCGGTTATGGAAGGGGCCTTACAAGCGGCCAGCACGCGGCAACGCGTGATCAGCAACAATGTGGCTAATGTAAATACGCCGGGTTTTAAAAAAAGCGATGTGGTTTTTGAGTCCTTGTTGCGAGATCAGCTTGGCGACGGCAAACGTTTGCAAATGGCGCGCACCAACGAAAAGCATTACCCGCAGGTGACTGGCGCCGTCCCTAAAGCCCAAGTGCAAGTCCAAAAGGATACATCCATTCGTTTAGATGGCAATAATGTAGATATTGATGCAGAAATGGCCGGTATGGCTAAAAACAGTATTTACTACCAAGCGGTAGCCCAGGATATCGGGCGCTATTTCACTTCACTTAAAAATGTAATTAAGGGAGGAGCAAGCTAA
- the flgC gene encoding flagellar basal body rod protein FlgC, translating into MSLFSAIDAAGSGLTAERLRMDVISNNLANVNSTRTVAGGPYRRQVVVFAPREGEQSFGRVLQKEMGSNAEGVRAVGITEDASPFRTVYEPQHPDADANGYVRLPNVNVVAEMVDMITASRAYEANVTSINTAKNMMAKALEIGK; encoded by the coding sequence ATGAGTTTGTTTTCAGCAATTGATGCGGCGGGGTCCGGTCTTACGGCAGAACGGCTGCGGATGGATGTAATCTCTAACAACTTGGCTAATGTCAATTCCACCCGGACGGTTGCAGGCGGTCCTTATCGCCGCCAAGTAGTCGTTTTTGCACCTAGGGAGGGCGAACAGTCCTTTGGCAGGGTGTTACAAAAGGAAATGGGGAGCAATGCAGAAGGGGTGCGCGCTGTAGGCATTACAGAAGACGCCAGCCCGTTTCGAACTGTCTACGAACCGCAGCATCCGGATGCGGACGCAAACGGCTACGTCCGCTTGCCTAATGTGAATGTTGTAGCGGAAATGGTGGATATGATTACGGCCAGCCGAGCTTACGAAGCCAATGTGACTTCCATTAATACAGCAAAAAACATGATGGCCAAGGCTTTGGAAATCGGTAAATAA
- the fliE gene encoding flagellar hook-basal body complex protein FliE, which produces MRIEPISLLKAPLALTEAAKPQAVAGEGESFQQFFTNALGEVNKLQLNSQNLSVKMAAGEIQDLSEVTIAAEKASVALQLTMQIRNKALDAYQEVMRMTV; this is translated from the coding sequence ATGAGAATTGAACCAATTTCGCTGTTAAAAGCGCCGCTGGCTTTGACGGAAGCGGCGAAACCGCAGGCCGTTGCCGGAGAAGGGGAGTCCTTTCAACAATTTTTCACCAATGCGCTGGGAGAAGTAAATAAGTTGCAGCTTAATTCGCAGAATTTGTCGGTAAAGATGGCTGCCGGGGAGATTCAGGATCTTTCTGAAGTTACAATTGCCGCCGAAAAAGCCAGTGTAGCCTTGCAGTTGACTATGCAGATTCGGAATAAGGCTCTTGACGCGTATCAGGAAGTCATGCGCATGACGGTATAA